GTTGTAATCCACTTGAACTTTGATTTGTTCCGGTGTTCTGGAAACTGTCAGCACAATGGGCGGAGAGGTCATCGCTCTGAACTCTCCGTCTCGGAGACACAGAGTCCAGAATCCGTTTTCTGGTCTTGCCAGGATGTCAGTGTCCCTGGGCACGGAAGAGGAGACCACACCTAGGAGCCAGTCTTGATTGCTTCCCGTTTCCACAACCCAGTGGTGACTTCCGGAGCCCAACGTGGTCATGCCCACCACTTCAGCACTCATGTGGAAGCGCTCGGGGTTGTCAGGGCAACAGGTGGGCTGCTTAGTGTAGTGGAAGGAAGTGAGGTCGTCAGACAGGATGAGGCAGGGGTGTGCTGTGTTTGGGTCTAACGTTACGGGGGCTAAATAGAGTAAATGAAAAACACTGTCACACTGTTCCACAACCAGGGAATCAACCTTAAGACATCAACATGTGGGCATACTTACTGTAGCCAACTTGGTCAAATAATTTCTCCAAAACTCTGTGCTTGAGGTTGTAGATGTGTTCGGTGACATCGATCAGTAACCCCGACATGTTGTCAGAACCGAGTCCAGTGCTTTTAGCTCTATAAGAGGAAACATCTCATCCTGCACTGAAGATGTCACAATGTATCACATAGTCAAACTACAAAAAGGCACAACTCACCTGTCCTGTGTGGATCTAAAGTTCTGtttcaaacataaatgtaacaatgttTGAGTAAAAACGAGACAATGAGTCACTCAACAGGTGAAAGCAGTAGTCGTACAAACCTTTAACAAGCCCATATCCTCTTCTTTGAGTCTGTCCTGTATGAAAGAGATGGTGTCTGCCACGCAAAGCACTTCTGCTGAGAGTTCTTTGATCTTGTCCTTCATTTCTgctattttcttttcttcttctttcttcacgGCTTGTAGTCTAGTCGACTCCTCCTGGTCGAGGAGTTGATGGAGCTGCTCAAACTGGCTCTTGATCCTTTTCTGTGTTTCCTGTGCCTGGTTCTAAAGAGATGTTGCTTTGTCAGCTGCTTGAATGTGAAATGATCATGAGTTGTTTTCTTCCATCTTGAGCTTACCTTGATGTACTTGATCATATCAGCAGAGGTTTTCTGAATTCCTTTTAGGTTGTGAAGTTTTTCTTGCAAGCTTTCGACAGACAGAGCTAGCTCAGcctgaaatgaaaataatgaacaaATGGCATacctgttgtttatttatttttattgcgtATCATTTATTCTCTGTGGAATATATAGTTATTTTTGTCCCTGGTTGCCAGGAGTGGCCACATCCTACCAGAATAATTTGCTGTTTTGATGGGCCACCCCATCTGGCCACCCCTAATGAAAACTTTCTGGAGGCGGCACTGCATTGCAGAGAGTTCAGATTCCAATCAGGGCTGACTTGTGGAGCTGCATTCTGGCATTAGGTGTCACCTTAGATACTAATTGCAGTCGCTCAAACACAGTTACCATTGTTTATCTTACCTTGCAGTCCAGCAATGCTTCTTCAACCGGAGAGCATTCGTGGCTCTTGTGAGATCTCGACGACAGACACACCACACAGATGGGCTGTTTGTCCACCAAACAGAAGAGTTTTAACTTCTCCCCATGCACAATGCAGCTCAGCTCGTCCTCCAACGCTAAGCTTTGCCTCTTGACCATCAGAAGCGTCTCACAGACATTTCTCAGAGCAAGATTAGAAGGAGGATTAGACTTGGAGGTTTTCTTCCTGCAAACCGGACACTCTCGCAAGCCAGTGTCCCAGCAGTTTTTCAAACACGTCCTGCAGAAGCTGTGGCTGCATGACAGCAGGACAGGGTCAGTGAATATGTCACAACACACTGGGCAGGTCAGGTCCTCCTCTGGAAAAGACATGAACATAGTCTTGCCGTGCAGTAAAAAGTATTCCAAGCAGTATTTGTCCTGAATCGTCCTCTTTGAACAGTCACTGCTTGTTTTAACATGCCTATAATAAAACTCTGTCTCAATATCCAGTGGTTTACCTCCTGCTTGTTTATGGCTCTTAACTTGAAGTGCTCTAGGTTTTCTTCTGCAATACTTCTTAGGGAGTAACTTAAATTACgtagcagacaaaaaaaaaacacacagctgGGAAGCAGGAAATAATGCCCCATTGGCCAGTAGCTGGAGAACTGGTTGGTAACTTGCTTCAGGTCCGGAATGTAATCATTCAGGACGTAAAGGGGAATGTTTCAGTTGACATCCAACATA
The Gouania willdenowi chromosome 8, fGouWil2.1, whole genome shotgun sequence genome window above contains:
- the LOC114468184 gene encoding nuclear factor 7, brain, encoding MFMSFPEEDLTCPVCCDIFTDPVLLSCSHSFCRTCLKNCWDTGLRECPVCRKKTSKSNPPSNLALRNVCETLLMVKRQSLALEDELSCIVHGEKLKLFCLVDKQPICVVCLSSRSHKSHECSPVEEALLDCKAELALSVESLQEKLHNLKGIQKTSADMIKYIKNQAQETQKRIKSQFEQLHQLLDQEESTRLQAVKKEEEKKIAEMKDKIKELSAEVLCVADTISFIQDRLKEEDMGLLKNFRSTQDRAKSTGLGSDNMSGLLIDVTEHIYNLKHRVLEKLFDQVGYTPVTLDPNTAHPCLILSDDLTSFHYTKQPTCCPDNPERFHMSAEVVGMTTLGSGSHHWVVETGSNQDWLLGVVSSSVPRDTDILARPENGFWTLCLRDGEFRAMTSPPIVLTVSRTPEQIKVQVDYNKGMVSFVDHADDTLIYSFTDTFTETLLPYFYSQSSHPLKIIPEKVLVTMLRQ